In Camelus dromedarius isolate mCamDro1 chromosome 24, mCamDro1.pat, whole genome shotgun sequence, one genomic interval encodes:
- the LFNG gene encoding beta-1,3-N-acetylglucosaminyltransferase lunatic fringe isoform X1: MLKRCGRRLLLALAGALLACLLVLTADPPPPPVPAERGRRALRSLAGPSGVVPGPGLEAAAGPRALVREVHSLSEYFSLLTRARRDAGPPPGGAPRPSDSHPRPPAESLAPHDVFIAVKTTKKFHRARLDLLLETWISRHKEMTFIFTDGEDEALARRTGNVVNTNCSAAHSRQALSCKMAVEYDRFIESGRKWFCHVDDDNYVNVRALLRLLASYPHTQDVYLGKPSLDRPIQATERVSENKVRPVHFWFATGGAGFCISRGLALKMSPWASGGHFMSTAERIRLPDDCTIGYIVEALLGVPLVRSGLFHSHLENLQQVPTSELHEQVTLSYGMFESKRNAVHIKGPFSVEADPSRFRSIHCHLYPDTPWCPRTATF, from the exons ATGCTCAAGCGCTGCGGCCGACGCCTGCTGCTGGCGCTGGCGGGAGCGCTGCTTGCCTGCCTGCTAGTGCTCACGGCCGACCCGCCACCGCCCCCGGTGCCCGCCGAGCGCGGTCGGCGTGCGCTGCGCAGCCTGGCGGGCCCCTCGGGGGTGGTCCCGGGGCCCGGACTGGAGGCGGCAGCGGGGCCCCGGGCGCTCGTCCGCGAGGTGCACAGTCTGTCCGAGTACTTCAGCCTGCTGACCCGCGCGCGTAGGGACGCGGGCCCACCGCCCGGGGGCGCCCCCCGCCCCTCCGACAGCCATCCGCGGCCCCCGGCCGAGTCGCTAGCGCCGCACGACGTCTTCATCGCCGTCAAGACCACCAAAAAGTTTCACCGCGCGCGCCTCGACCTGCTGCTGGAGACGTGGATCTCACGCCACAAGGAGATG ACGTTCATTTTCACGGACGGGGAAGATGAAGCCCTGGCCAGGCGCACGG GCAATGTGGTCAACACCAACTGCTCCGCTGCCCACAGCCGACAGGCGCTGTCCTGCAAGATGGCCGTGGAGTACGACCGCTTCATCGAGTCGGGGAGGAA GTGGTTCTGTCACGTGGATGATGATAACTACGTGAACGTGCGGGCCTTGCTGAGGCTGCTGGCCAGCTACCCGCACACGCAGGACGTCTACCTCGGCAAGCCCAGCCTGGACAGGCCCATCCAGGCCACGGAGAGGGTCAGCGAGAACAAGGTG CGTCCTGTCCACTTCTGGTTTGCCACGGGTGGGGCTGGCTTCTGTATCAGCCGAGGGCTAGCCCTGAAGATGAGCCCATGGGCCAG TGGAGGCCACTTCATGAGCACGGCCGAGCGGATCCGGCTGCCGGACGACTGCACCATCGGCTACATCGTGGAGGCCTTGCTGGGCGTGCCTCTCGTCCGCAGCGGGCTCTTCCACTCCCACCTGGAGAACCTGCAGCAGGTGCCCACCTCCGAGCTCCATGAGCAG GTGACCTTGAGCTACGGCATGTTTGAAAGCAAGCGGAACGCTGTCCACATTAAGGGGCCCTTCTCTGTGGAGGCTGACCCAtccag GTTCCGCTCCATCCACTGCCACCTGTACCCGGACACACCCTGGTGTCCCCGCACTGCCACCTTCTAG
- the LFNG gene encoding beta-1,3-N-acetylglucosaminyltransferase lunatic fringe isoform X2 has protein sequence MLKRCGRRLLLALAGALLACLLVLTADPPPPPVPAERGRRALRSLAGPSGVVPGPGLEAAAGPRALVREVHSLSEYFSLLTRARRDAGPPPGGAPRPSDSHPRPPAESLAPHDVFIAVKTTKKFHRARLDLLLETWISRHKEMTFIFTDGEDEALARRTGNVVNTNCSAAHSRQALSCKMAVEYDRFIESGRKWFCHVDDDNYVNVRALLRLLASYPHTQDVYLGKPSLDRPIQATERVSENKRPVHFWFATGGAGFCISRGLALKMSPWASGGHFMSTAERIRLPDDCTIGYIVEALLGVPLVRSGLFHSHLENLQQVPTSELHEQVTLSYGMFESKRNAVHIKGPFSVEADPSRFRSIHCHLYPDTPWCPRTATF, from the exons ATGCTCAAGCGCTGCGGCCGACGCCTGCTGCTGGCGCTGGCGGGAGCGCTGCTTGCCTGCCTGCTAGTGCTCACGGCCGACCCGCCACCGCCCCCGGTGCCCGCCGAGCGCGGTCGGCGTGCGCTGCGCAGCCTGGCGGGCCCCTCGGGGGTGGTCCCGGGGCCCGGACTGGAGGCGGCAGCGGGGCCCCGGGCGCTCGTCCGCGAGGTGCACAGTCTGTCCGAGTACTTCAGCCTGCTGACCCGCGCGCGTAGGGACGCGGGCCCACCGCCCGGGGGCGCCCCCCGCCCCTCCGACAGCCATCCGCGGCCCCCGGCCGAGTCGCTAGCGCCGCACGACGTCTTCATCGCCGTCAAGACCACCAAAAAGTTTCACCGCGCGCGCCTCGACCTGCTGCTGGAGACGTGGATCTCACGCCACAAGGAGATG ACGTTCATTTTCACGGACGGGGAAGATGAAGCCCTGGCCAGGCGCACGG GCAATGTGGTCAACACCAACTGCTCCGCTGCCCACAGCCGACAGGCGCTGTCCTGCAAGATGGCCGTGGAGTACGACCGCTTCATCGAGTCGGGGAGGAA GTGGTTCTGTCACGTGGATGATGATAACTACGTGAACGTGCGGGCCTTGCTGAGGCTGCTGGCCAGCTACCCGCACACGCAGGACGTCTACCTCGGCAAGCCCAGCCTGGACAGGCCCATCCAGGCCACGGAGAGGGTCAGCGAGAACAAG CGTCCTGTCCACTTCTGGTTTGCCACGGGTGGGGCTGGCTTCTGTATCAGCCGAGGGCTAGCCCTGAAGATGAGCCCATGGGCCAG TGGAGGCCACTTCATGAGCACGGCCGAGCGGATCCGGCTGCCGGACGACTGCACCATCGGCTACATCGTGGAGGCCTTGCTGGGCGTGCCTCTCGTCCGCAGCGGGCTCTTCCACTCCCACCTGGAGAACCTGCAGCAGGTGCCCACCTCCGAGCTCCATGAGCAG GTGACCTTGAGCTACGGCATGTTTGAAAGCAAGCGGAACGCTGTCCACATTAAGGGGCCCTTCTCTGTGGAGGCTGACCCAtccag GTTCCGCTCCATCCACTGCCACCTGTACCCGGACACACCCTGGTGTCCCCGCACTGCCACCTTCTAG